In a genomic window of Pseudodesulfovibrio sp. S3:
- a CDS encoding oligopeptide/dipeptide ABC transporter ATP-binding protein: protein MSETTTPFIRCEGISRIFEKKLDFASRIARSMGANISDERVQAVDDVDLYVMPGEVLGLVGESGCGKSTLGRMICGILPQSSGKLFYKGQDVAEMNTAEKLDYAINVQMIFQDPFASLNPRKRVNKIIGEAPLYHGLTTAKEFDTYLDDVMNQCGLDPEYKNRYAHQFSGGQRQRIGIARAMAVKPECLVCDESVAALDVSIQAQILNLFMDLREKHNLTCLFISHDLGVVEHISDRIAVMYLGRIVESARVDDLFDSPFHPYTQGLLNEVPRLDKRGVDFSPLIGEIPSPLDPPGGCHFHPRCSYAMDICKQEAPKLREIAPERFACCHLDSK from the coding sequence ATGAGTGAAACCACGACCCCTTTCATCCGTTGCGAAGGTATCAGCCGGATATTTGAAAAGAAGCTGGATTTTGCCAGCAGGATCGCCCGTTCCATGGGAGCCAATATCAGCGACGAGCGGGTGCAGGCCGTTGATGACGTCGATTTATACGTCATGCCGGGCGAGGTGCTCGGCCTGGTCGGCGAGTCCGGCTGTGGCAAATCGACTCTGGGGCGCATGATATGCGGTATCCTGCCGCAGTCTTCAGGCAAGTTGTTCTACAAGGGCCAGGACGTGGCCGAGATGAATACTGCCGAGAAGCTCGATTACGCCATCAACGTCCAGATGATATTCCAGGACCCGTTTGCCTCCCTCAACCCGCGCAAGAGGGTCAACAAGATAATAGGCGAGGCCCCGCTCTATCATGGCCTGACCACAGCCAAGGAATTTGACACGTACCTGGACGACGTCATGAACCAGTGCGGCCTGGACCCGGAATACAAGAATAGGTATGCGCACCAGTTTTCCGGCGGCCAGCGGCAGCGAATCGGTATTGCCCGCGCCATGGCAGTCAAACCGGAATGTCTGGTCTGTGACGAATCCGTGGCCGCCCTCGATGTCTCCATTCAGGCGCAGATCCTGAACCTGTTCATGGATTTGCGCGAAAAGCATAATCTGACCTGCCTGTTCATTTCCCATGACCTCGGCGTGGTGGAGCATATCTCCGATCGCATTGCCGTCATGTATTTGGGCCGTATCGTGGAGTCGGCGCGTGTGGACGATCTTTTCGATTCTCCCTTCCACCCGTATACGCAGGGACTGCTCAACGAGGTGCCGAGACTGGACAAGCGAGGCGTGGATTTTTCACCGCTCATCGGTGAGATTCCGTCTCCGCTGGATCCGCCCGGCGGCTGCCATTTTCATCCGCGTTGCTCCTACGCCATGGACATTTGCAAACAGGAAGCGCCGAAGCTGCGGGAAATCGCCCCCGAACGTTTCGCCTGCTGCCATCTTGATTCAAAATAG